A single region of the Polyangiaceae bacterium genome encodes:
- a CDS encoding phosphodiester glycosidase family protein: MKLRSFAIASCLTLPAVAAPGTGTESDPIVVDALPYALLSTTAGAPSSVIDGYDCAASTDESGPERIFRFSLLVPSRVTAWIEESGTVDVDVHLLDHFILNGGGASTCVSRGNTVAEAEMSAGVHYLVVDTFNGVDQAGEFVLHLDAIGDAWQDREIAQGVTWRTRRAADEQGGPQVLNLLQLDLGAPGLSLQAHPAVGCQTVPEIGEALGAQAGVNGGYFNVSTCAPRSLLKHAGQLVHADNSSRGAFGLSQSGAPLFSIVASGADWPEAQEAHGGGPLLVKSSVVTTDSDWATEGFTDPSFNGVNPRTWAGVDDQARVLLGTVDGRRDNADGMSLGSLGSYAASLGAVDAVNLDGGGSSQMWIAGATPNGVVNYPSDNLLAEEPKHSGARQCSGGWFVFANALNHAPRFQTTPVAAASVGSPWSYDADAIDLDVHDVLSFSLTDSPAGMSVDAVTGEVSFTPDAATPQTVNVVLTVSDDQGASTDQSFVLSVAGGTEPPDGGVGGQSGADSGPSATPPAPADDGGCGCRAPKVPPRSGLAMALLALLGAALRRRVRA, translated from the coding sequence ATGAAGCTCCGATCGTTCGCCATCGCCTCGTGTCTCACCCTGCCCGCCGTCGCTGCTCCTGGAACCGGCACCGAGAGCGACCCCATCGTGGTGGACGCCCTGCCCTACGCGCTGCTTTCCACCACCGCGGGCGCGCCCTCCAGCGTCATCGATGGCTACGACTGTGCAGCGAGCACCGATGAATCGGGCCCCGAGCGCATCTTCCGTTTTTCTTTGTTGGTACCGTCGCGGGTCACGGCGTGGATCGAAGAGAGCGGCACGGTCGACGTCGACGTGCACCTCCTGGATCACTTCATCCTGAACGGCGGAGGCGCGTCCACCTGTGTGAGTCGCGGCAACACCGTCGCCGAAGCGGAAATGAGCGCGGGCGTGCACTATCTCGTCGTCGACACCTTCAACGGCGTGGACCAGGCCGGCGAGTTCGTGCTGCATCTGGATGCCATCGGCGACGCCTGGCAGGATCGCGAGATCGCCCAGGGCGTCACCTGGCGCACTCGGCGCGCGGCGGACGAGCAAGGCGGCCCGCAAGTGCTGAACCTGCTCCAGCTCGATCTCGGCGCGCCGGGGCTGTCGCTGCAGGCGCACCCGGCCGTCGGCTGCCAGACCGTGCCGGAGATCGGGGAAGCCCTCGGCGCGCAGGCGGGCGTGAACGGCGGCTACTTCAACGTCTCGACGTGCGCGCCGCGGTCGCTCTTGAAGCACGCCGGGCAGTTGGTGCACGCCGACAACAGCAGCCGCGGCGCCTTCGGGCTTTCGCAAAGCGGTGCGCCGCTGTTCTCCATCGTGGCGTCGGGCGCGGACTGGCCGGAAGCGCAAGAAGCGCACGGCGGCGGTCCGCTGTTGGTGAAGAGCTCCGTCGTCACCACGGACAGCGACTGGGCCACCGAAGGCTTCACCGACCCGAGCTTCAACGGCGTGAATCCCCGCACCTGGGCCGGCGTGGACGATCAGGCCCGCGTGCTGCTGGGCACGGTGGACGGCCGCCGGGACAACGCCGACGGCATGTCCCTCGGGTCCCTGGGCAGCTACGCCGCGAGCCTTGGCGCGGTGGACGCCGTGAACCTCGACGGCGGCGGCTCGTCGCAGATGTGGATCGCCGGCGCCACGCCCAACGGCGTGGTGAACTATCCGTCGGACAACCTGCTGGCGGAAGAGCCGAAGCACTCCGGCGCGCGGCAGTGCAGCGGCGGCTGGTTCGTGTTCGCCAATGCCCTCAATCACGCGCCGCGCTTTCAGACCACGCCGGTGGCGGCCGCTTCGGTGGGCTCGCCCTGGAGCTACGACGCGGACGCCATCGACCTGGACGTCCACGACGTGCTCTCCTTCTCGCTCACGGACTCGCCCGCTGGCATGAGCGTGGACGCCGTGACCGGCGAGGTAAGCTTCACCCCAGATGCGGCCACGCCCCAGACGGTGAACGTCGTGCTCACCGTCAGTGACGACCAGGGCGCGAGCACGGACCAGAGCTTCGTGCTCTCCGTGGCCGGCGGAACGGAGCCGCCCGACGGCGGCGTCGGCGGTCAGAGCGGCGCGGACTCCGGGCCGAGCGCCACGCCTCCCGCCCCCGCCGATGACGGCGGCTGCGGCTGTCGCGCTCCGAAAGTGCCACCGCGCTCCGGGCTCGCGATGGCGCTCTTGGCGCTGCTGGGCGCGGCGCTCCGGCGACGCGTCAGGGCGTGA
- a CDS encoding sensor domain-containing diguanylate cyclase translates to MSSEQTPEQRLEALERENAGLRRAVRLLHQIGNLVRESLELESTCYAVLTGVTAGVGLGLNRALLFFLDEDDRAVLRGVAAVGPADADEADRVWRSIESNAPGLSELYRAGLSQRAHPGPLDRSTKITRISVHSDTPVALALCRGELVRGAGSDDLGGLLSLETSLAAPLRSSDQVRGVLYGDNRFTGKPLDKSMELVFSLIADHAGRAIEQAHHYERVARQARTDALTELEHHGRMMEAVRSAISKVRAGSGPLGLAMLDLDDFKRVNDTYGHLAGDALLAGVAARLRGVLRAGQTPYRYGGEEFSVLLPGAGHDALASVGERLRAAVAGHPFAVDADHNLNVTCSVGMASLAPEDDAAKLIHRADQALLLAKSSGKNRVVVAPPAQ, encoded by the coding sequence GTGAGCAGCGAGCAGACCCCGGAGCAGCGCCTGGAGGCGCTGGAGCGCGAGAACGCCGGGCTCCGGCGGGCCGTGCGGCTGCTGCATCAGATCGGTAACCTGGTACGCGAGTCCCTCGAGCTCGAGTCCACCTGCTACGCCGTGCTCACCGGGGTGACCGCCGGCGTGGGCTTGGGCTTGAACCGCGCGCTGCTCTTCTTCCTGGACGAAGATGATCGCGCCGTGCTCCGCGGCGTGGCCGCCGTGGGCCCCGCGGACGCCGACGAAGCCGACCGCGTGTGGCGGTCCATCGAGAGCAACGCGCCCGGGCTGAGCGAGCTGTATCGCGCGGGCCTCAGCCAGCGCGCGCATCCGGGCCCGCTGGATCGCAGCACCAAGATCACCCGCATCAGCGTGCACAGTGACACGCCCGTCGCGCTGGCGCTCTGCCGCGGGGAGCTCGTGCGCGGAGCCGGCAGCGACGACCTCGGTGGGCTCTTGAGCCTGGAGACCTCGCTCGCGGCGCCGCTCCGGAGCTCGGATCAGGTGCGCGGCGTGCTGTACGGCGACAATCGCTTCACCGGCAAGCCCCTCGACAAGTCCATGGAGCTCGTCTTTTCGCTGATCGCCGATCACGCCGGCCGTGCCATCGAGCAGGCGCATCACTACGAGCGCGTCGCCCGCCAAGCGCGCACCGACGCCCTGACGGAGCTCGAGCACCACGGCCGCATGATGGAGGCCGTGCGCAGCGCCATTTCCAAGGTCCGCGCGGGAAGCGGGCCCCTCGGCCTCGCCATGCTGGATCTGGACGACTTCAAGCGCGTCAACGACACCTACGGTCACCTCGCCGGAGATGCGTTGCTGGCGGGCGTGGCAGCGCGGCTCCGCGGTGTTCTCCGCGCCGGACAAACACCCTATCGCTATGGAGGCGAGGAGTTCTCGGTACTGCTTCCGGGAGCCGGGCACGACGCCCTCGCGAGCGTGGGAGAGCGACTGCGCGCGGCCGTGGCAGGCCATCCCTTCGCCGTGGACGCCGACCACAACCTGAACGTCACCTGCTCCGTAGGCATGGCCAGCTTGGCGCCGGAGGACGACGCCGCAAAGCTCATTCATCGCGCCGATCAGGCGCTGTTGCTCGCCAAATCTTCAGGAAAGAACCGCGTCGTCGTGGCGCCCCCGGCACAATGA
- a CDS encoding CocE/NonD family hydrolase, with translation MRRLALALFVSVAALSVAACGDDEPLGQALTGSGGASGAGGDGGAAGSAGGPTYTASFKVQPSVEQIFVTHAKEGTTLGVYDDADKLVAEGTADKWGSYVFRNVTPGDGYLVKSSDEKSGPYTVMSIDGSKPSQDFYDSQQLVAGSNYLTMRDGTQLAAYITLPGPPEKGPYPTVVNYSGYDPAKPGEPIGDYQSLCGTLPVLCDAPSDPSALIAALMGYATVGVNMRGTGCSGGAYDFFEPLQLLDGYDVIETVAAQSWVKGHKVGMTGLSYPGITQLFVAKTHPPSLAAITPLSVIGSTHTTLLPGGILNNGFALSWAQNVLDKAGPYKQGWEQAQVDAGDTVCEENQLLHDQRVDIIQKAKDTPFYTDDVVGPLNPTLFVDQIDVPVFLAGAWQDEQTGPFFVTLLDRFKNAPVVKLTVYNGVHPDGFAPQVLGEWKNFLDIYVAGEIPSISPAVRTLAPLLFKEIFKVELDLPDDRFTDAKTLEEARTAYEKEPSLRAIFEDGAKDPLGAPLGNFQETFASWPPPVTATRYYFEPDGSLGSAAPTDATAAVSFALDPGAGERGILAPGANVWDPLPNYAWPEPEAGKAVVFETAPLTQDVVMLGTASVDLSLKSNVDDADLEVNLTEVRPDGKEMYVQSGWLRASHRAVTDSASNELWPEHPFTEAAAAPLTPGEWTEARIAVPGFSHVFRAGSRIRVGVDTPGDSRAEWRFALKTFASAAEHTIGVSSAHPSSVVLPVLSGITVPTPLPPCPSLRGQQCRDYVPFTNQAATP, from the coding sequence ATGCGTCGCCTCGCCCTTGCCCTGTTCGTTTCCGTTGCTGCTCTCTCCGTTGCTGCCTGCGGAGATGATGAACCTCTCGGTCAAGCGCTGACCGGAAGCGGAGGGGCCAGCGGTGCGGGTGGCGATGGTGGCGCGGCGGGAAGCGCGGGTGGGCCGACGTACACGGCGAGCTTCAAGGTGCAGCCGAGCGTCGAGCAGATCTTCGTCACGCACGCGAAGGAGGGGACGACGCTCGGTGTGTACGACGACGCTGACAAGCTGGTGGCCGAGGGCACTGCGGACAAGTGGGGCAGCTATGTGTTCCGTAACGTCACTCCGGGCGATGGCTACCTGGTGAAGAGCAGCGACGAGAAGTCTGGGCCGTACACGGTGATGAGCATCGACGGCAGCAAACCGAGCCAAGATTTCTACGACTCACAGCAGCTCGTTGCGGGCTCGAACTACCTCACCATGCGCGACGGCACGCAGCTGGCGGCGTACATCACCTTGCCCGGTCCGCCGGAGAAGGGACCGTACCCGACGGTAGTGAACTACTCCGGCTACGATCCGGCGAAGCCCGGCGAGCCCATCGGCGACTACCAATCCCTGTGCGGCACGCTGCCGGTGCTGTGCGACGCGCCGTCGGATCCCAGCGCGCTCATCGCGGCGCTGATGGGCTACGCCACCGTGGGCGTGAACATGCGCGGAACCGGCTGCTCCGGCGGCGCCTACGACTTCTTCGAGCCGCTGCAGCTCCTCGACGGCTACGACGTGATCGAGACGGTGGCGGCCCAGAGCTGGGTGAAGGGGCACAAGGTCGGCATGACGGGTCTTTCGTACCCCGGCATCACGCAGCTGTTCGTGGCCAAGACCCACCCGCCGAGCCTGGCGGCGATCACGCCGCTGTCCGTGATTGGCAGCACGCACACCACGTTGCTCCCGGGCGGCATCTTGAACAACGGCTTCGCCCTCAGCTGGGCGCAGAACGTGCTGGACAAGGCCGGCCCCTACAAGCAGGGCTGGGAGCAAGCGCAGGTGGATGCCGGCGACACGGTGTGCGAGGAAAACCAGCTGCTCCACGACCAGCGCGTGGACATCATCCAGAAGGCGAAGGACACGCCGTTCTACACGGACGACGTCGTGGGGCCGCTGAACCCCACGCTGTTCGTGGACCAGATCGACGTGCCGGTGTTCCTGGCGGGCGCCTGGCAAGACGAGCAGACCGGACCGTTCTTCGTCACCCTGTTGGATCGCTTCAAGAACGCTCCCGTGGTGAAGCTCACGGTGTACAACGGCGTGCACCCCGACGGCTTTGCGCCGCAGGTGCTGGGGGAGTGGAAGAACTTCCTCGACATCTACGTGGCGGGGGAGATCCCCTCCATCTCGCCGGCGGTGCGCACGCTGGCGCCGCTGCTGTTCAAGGAGATCTTCAAGGTCGAGCTGGACTTGCCGGACGATCGCTTCACCGACGCGAAGACTCTGGAAGAGGCACGCACGGCGTACGAGAAGGAGCCCAGCCTGCGGGCCATTTTCGAGGACGGCGCCAAGGATCCACTGGGGGCGCCCCTCGGCAATTTCCAGGAGACTTTCGCGTCCTGGCCGCCGCCGGTGACCGCGACGCGGTACTACTTCGAGCCGGACGGCTCCCTCGGTAGCGCCGCGCCCACGGACGCGACCGCGGCGGTGAGCTTCGCCCTGGATCCGGGCGCGGGAGAGCGCGGCATCTTGGCGCCGGGCGCCAACGTGTGGGACCCGCTGCCCAACTACGCCTGGCCCGAGCCGGAGGCGGGCAAGGCCGTCGTGTTCGAGACGGCGCCGCTGACCCAGGACGTGGTGATGCTCGGCACCGCGAGCGTGGACCTGTCGCTCAAGTCCAACGTGGACGACGCCGATCTCGAGGTGAACCTCACGGAGGTACGCCCCGACGGCAAGGAGATGTACGTACAGAGCGGCTGGCTCCGGGCGAGCCACCGCGCGGTGACGGACAGCGCGAGCAACGAGCTGTGGCCTGAGCATCCCTTCACCGAGGCCGCCGCCGCGCCCCTAACGCCCGGCGAATGGACCGAGGCGCGCATTGCCGTCCCCGGCTTCTCTCACGTGTTCCGCGCGGGCTCGCGCATCCGGGTGGGCGTGGACACCCCGGGCGACAGCCGCGCAGAGTGGCGCTTCGCACTCAAGACCTTCGCCAGCGCCGCGGAGCACACCATCGGCGTGTCGTCCGCGCATCCGTCCAGCGTCGTGTTGCCGGTGCTGAGCGGCATCACGGTCCCCACGCCGCTGCCCCCGTGCCCTTCGCTGCGCGGCCAGCAGTGCCGCGACTACGTTCCGTTCACGAACCAGGCCGCGACGCCGTAG
- a CDS encoding Uma2 family endonuclease → MQAADVLSHARPRLLSRAEYDRLVQTGLFANERIELIRGILVEMSPIGSRHADPVDFLNRHFVRALGDDAVVRIQQPFAASDDSEPEPDVALVPPRRYADRHPEQAYLIVEVADESLGYDRETKSALYAASGVPEYWIVDVVGQVVEVHDEPAAGAYGRIRRLSAGDELAPAAFPKAKLKVRELFV, encoded by the coding sequence ATGCAGGCCGCGGACGTCCTCTCCCACGCTCGACCGCGTCTTCTGAGCCGCGCGGAGTACGACCGCCTGGTACAGACCGGCCTGTTCGCCAACGAACGCATCGAGCTGATCCGCGGTATCCTCGTCGAGATGTCGCCCATCGGGTCCCGCCACGCGGATCCCGTCGACTTTCTGAATCGCCATTTCGTTCGCGCGCTCGGGGACGACGCCGTGGTGCGCATTCAACAGCCGTTCGCCGCGAGCGACGACTCCGAGCCCGAGCCCGACGTGGCTCTGGTACCGCCTCGCCGCTATGCCGACCGGCACCCCGAGCAGGCCTACCTCATCGTCGAGGTCGCGGACGAGTCACTGGGCTACGATCGCGAGACCAAGAGCGCCCTCTACGCCGCCAGTGGCGTACCGGAGTACTGGATCGTGGACGTCGTCGGCCAGGTCGTCGAGGTGCACGACGAGCCGGCCGCCGGGGCGTACGGTCGCATTCGGAGGCTCTCGGCGGGCGACGAGCTCGCACCCGCCGCGTTTCCCAAAGCGAAGCTGAAGGTCCGCGAGCTGTTCGTCTGA
- a CDS encoding zinc-dependent metalloprotease yields MRRVIMLRALVWSVLLLVVSFGCAQERDPIVRIQANALSKAFFVGDLKDPTDDPEFYLRATVVDVASGAGSDGLFTNSDAQPTVRVRFEITEDMLLARLTYERIDDTDGKGVRRTPDGQIVAAYHIQSHFDIKRDYNPQTGEDLNIVVENTTDRPWYERTHFRVDWSKNLITDAYELDTLSQLGIYYGVQWEPVSYYVNDPDSPDAPVFDTKRGYFDVTNKVWAAPGVIHDDVWGDYPSCWLYGSFPSENCNPSEITVRQAYLRVTDTDYEPLEYDGTQMDMFGYFTVDRFGYDRSYGVVDDKWRRFATRWNLFEKSHADPVVRCNTEETTPVGASPHRDDDGNGTEDECEAVGGGSRCDAVSGACTLPYRSRAVRTIAWHVNADFPEELWDGTAAALEAWSNALRVAVVAARLSECRRTGEADCDAQMGWPGSWADDYAPPLGNQAPSEVPAVFVLCHNPVSAEKGDDLDACGADGTAARLGDLRFNMINVLPNPERMSPWGIMMDAEDPLTGEKISGSVSEWGAVLDLAGANLADLLSLLNGEIQPDDFIKGVDISEWIAQNQPGGSAQHGAALSAAELSQRMAAFSPQALEPQLAGLPKAKLGVPPAARRKARAQALLDAGRLGPGNAALSARLGALRGSAIEAKLVSPELAQAAGFDPTAPITKTAIQQASPFGRMNPTFRRAERRMRLLGNAGRHACRFDGTEPDNLLGLARVAKQKFPAPDPNDALAVKEHREAVVTWARQELSRGVLAHELGHTVGLRHNFAASFDSLNYAPQYWQLRTNNGSVTTPCPAGTTDGSGCIGPRYKDPISQAEVDGNIGLWATSSVMDYPGDRNQDTLLPGKYDRAAARFGYGGVVDVWNDADVSVTGSGSGKQEAYRLSAFTVNPGLFGVYYFPPTDPSQSYEFIHYSDYQNRFGLISDCQPDAAAPLGERCRERALDVVDYRDMKDFASDPDYASYAWAVDPRAVDASGRVRRGYLFSSDEYADSGNVPSFSGDAGADAYEQIRFLEAAYENRYVLDSFRRNRVEFNSWDTVNRIQARYLDKIQLITKAFAFGALLDGDPTQPSSDFLQDGLYGPHAVGATVSLDLFSRILTRPEPGYYCSADFCGSGQPAGVSTELYTADAVALPDVYLYDFRVPVGAGRFLHNDYDYSQGYWWGDYQTQVGVYYDKIWATYYLSEAFDSFISNSKEDFVDSRYKNVSFATVFPEQVRRLYKELLTGDLEISAPSATAPQNPSDTPPGTLVYPTWSSATDLGAWPAGSFLVDPNNGFNEQLYAMVWGAMFFPTNWSSSWVHDARIATTAAEQPDWPADEIIAFYYPPSGITYRAHAVGTETLQGKTVQRGVGARMLEWANLLMTEAYLVDTDTTGAPILNPDGTPQLTLDANGKPQKNPANPQAYSALVKYVDLIDLMRQITHTFEMPLGDGDLPQP; encoded by the coding sequence ATGCGTCGAGTCATCATGCTACGAGCTCTGGTGTGGAGCGTGCTTCTGTTGGTCGTTTCCTTCGGCTGCGCCCAGGAGCGCGACCCGATCGTGCGGATACAGGCCAACGCGCTCAGCAAGGCGTTCTTCGTCGGCGACTTGAAGGACCCGACGGACGACCCGGAGTTCTACCTGCGCGCGACGGTCGTGGACGTTGCTTCGGGGGCCGGCAGCGACGGCCTGTTCACCAACTCCGACGCGCAACCCACGGTACGTGTCCGCTTCGAGATCACCGAAGACATGCTCTTGGCGCGGCTCACCTACGAGCGCATCGACGACACCGACGGCAAGGGCGTGCGTCGCACGCCGGATGGACAGATCGTCGCCGCCTATCACATCCAGAGCCATTTCGACATCAAGCGCGACTACAACCCGCAGACCGGCGAAGACCTGAACATCGTGGTGGAGAACACCACGGATCGGCCCTGGTACGAGCGCACCCACTTTCGCGTGGACTGGTCGAAGAACCTGATCACGGACGCCTACGAGCTCGACACCCTCTCCCAGCTCGGCATCTATTACGGCGTCCAGTGGGAGCCGGTGTCCTACTACGTCAACGACCCGGACAGTCCCGACGCTCCCGTGTTCGACACGAAGCGCGGCTACTTCGACGTGACCAACAAGGTGTGGGCGGCGCCCGGTGTGATCCACGACGACGTTTGGGGGGACTATCCGTCGTGCTGGCTGTACGGCAGCTTTCCGAGCGAGAACTGCAACCCCAGCGAGATCACCGTGCGCCAAGCCTACTTGCGCGTGACGGACACGGACTACGAGCCGCTCGAATACGACGGCACGCAGATGGACATGTTCGGGTACTTCACGGTGGATCGCTTCGGTTACGACCGCAGCTACGGCGTGGTGGACGACAAGTGGCGGCGCTTCGCCACGCGCTGGAACCTGTTCGAAAAATCCCACGCGGATCCCGTGGTTCGCTGCAACACGGAGGAGACGACGCCCGTCGGCGCGAGCCCACACCGGGACGACGACGGCAATGGGACGGAAGACGAGTGCGAGGCGGTCGGCGGAGGCTCGCGCTGCGACGCCGTCAGCGGCGCCTGCACGCTACCGTATCGGTCCAGGGCCGTGCGCACCATCGCGTGGCACGTCAACGCGGACTTCCCGGAAGAGCTGTGGGACGGCACGGCCGCGGCGCTGGAAGCCTGGAGCAACGCCCTGCGCGTGGCGGTGGTCGCGGCACGCCTTTCGGAGTGCCGGCGCACCGGCGAGGCGGACTGCGACGCGCAGATGGGTTGGCCCGGAAGCTGGGCCGACGACTACGCGCCGCCCCTCGGTAACCAAGCCCCGAGCGAGGTCCCCGCGGTGTTCGTGCTGTGCCACAACCCCGTCTCCGCCGAAAAGGGCGACGACCTCGACGCCTGCGGCGCCGACGGCACGGCCGCGCGGCTCGGAGATCTGCGCTTCAACATGATCAACGTGCTGCCCAACCCGGAGCGAATGAGCCCCTGGGGCATCATGATGGACGCCGAAGATCCGCTCACCGGAGAGAAGATCTCCGGCAGCGTCAGCGAGTGGGGCGCGGTGCTCGATCTCGCCGGCGCGAACCTCGCGGATCTGTTGAGCCTGTTGAACGGGGAAATCCAGCCGGACGACTTCATCAAGGGCGTCGACATCAGCGAATGGATCGCGCAGAACCAACCGGGGGGATCCGCCCAGCACGGCGCCGCCCTGAGCGCCGCCGAGCTCTCGCAGCGGATGGCGGCGTTCTCACCCCAGGCGCTCGAGCCCCAGCTCGCGGGGCTACCCAAGGCCAAGCTAGGCGTGCCGCCGGCGGCCCGCCGCAAGGCGCGGGCCCAGGCCCTGCTCGACGCCGGACGCCTGGGGCCGGGCAACGCCGCGCTGTCGGCGCGGCTCGGGGCCCTGCGGGGCTCGGCCATCGAAGCGAAGCTCGTTTCGCCGGAGCTGGCGCAGGCCGCGGGCTTCGATCCCACGGCGCCGATCACCAAGACCGCCATTCAGCAGGCGTCGCCCTTCGGCCGCATGAACCCCACGTTCCGCCGCGCCGAACGGCGCATGCGCTTGCTCGGGAATGCCGGCCGCCACGCGTGCCGCTTCGACGGCACGGAGCCCGACAACCTGCTCGGGCTGGCGCGCGTCGCCAAACAGAAGTTCCCGGCTCCGGATCCGAACGACGCGCTCGCCGTGAAGGAGCATCGCGAGGCCGTCGTCACTTGGGCGCGCCAGGAGCTGAGCCGCGGCGTGCTCGCCCACGAGCTCGGGCACACGGTGGGGCTGCGCCACAACTTCGCGGCGTCCTTCGATTCCCTGAACTACGCGCCCCAGTACTGGCAGCTGCGCACGAACAACGGGAGCGTGACGACTCCCTGCCCCGCTGGCACCACCGACGGCAGCGGCTGCATCGGTCCGCGCTACAAGGACCCCATCTCCCAGGCGGAAGTCGACGGCAACATCGGCCTGTGGGCGACGTCCAGCGTGATGGATTACCCCGGGGATCGCAACCAGGACACCCTCCTGCCCGGCAAGTACGATCGCGCAGCGGCGCGCTTTGGCTACGGCGGCGTGGTGGACGTATGGAACGACGCCGACGTGAGCGTGACGGGCTCCGGCAGCGGCAAGCAAGAGGCCTATCGCCTCAGCGCCTTCACCGTGAATCCGGGCCTCTTCGGGGTGTACTACTTCCCGCCCACGGATCCGTCGCAGAGCTACGAGTTCATCCACTACAGCGACTATCAGAATCGCTTCGGGCTGATCTCCGACTGCCAACCGGACGCGGCGGCGCCCCTCGGGGAGCGCTGTCGGGAGCGCGCCCTGGACGTGGTCGACTACCGCGACATGAAGGACTTCGCGAGCGATCCCGACTACGCGTCCTACGCCTGGGCCGTCGACCCCAGAGCGGTGGATGCCAGCGGGCGCGTGCGCCGCGGCTACCTGTTCTCCTCGGACGAGTACGCGGACAGCGGCAACGTGCCGTCCTTCAGCGGGGATGCGGGCGCGGATGCCTACGAGCAGATCCGCTTCTTGGAGGCCGCCTACGAGAACCGATACGTCCTCGATTCCTTCCGGCGCAATCGGGTGGAGTTCAACAGCTGGGACACGGTGAACCGGATCCAGGCGAGATACCTCGACAAGATCCAGCTGATCACCAAGGCCTTCGCCTTCGGAGCGCTCCTCGACGGCGATCCGACCCAGCCCTCCAGCGATTTCTTGCAAGACGGCCTGTACGGCCCCCACGCCGTCGGGGCCACGGTGTCCCTCGACCTGTTCTCGCGCATCCTCACCCGCCCGGAGCCCGGCTACTACTGCTCGGCGGACTTTTGCGGCAGCGGTCAACCCGCGGGAGTGAGCACGGAGCTCTACACGGCGGATGCGGTCGCATTGCCCGACGTCTATCTGTACGACTTCCGCGTGCCCGTCGGCGCAGGGCGCTTCTTGCACAACGACTACGACTACTCCCAGGGCTACTGGTGGGGTGACTACCAAACGCAGGTCGGCGTCTACTACGACAAGATCTGGGCGACGTACTACCTGAGCGAGGCCTTCGACTCGTTCATCTCCAACTCCAAGGAGGACTTCGTCGACTCCCGCTACAAGAACGTGAGCTTTGCCACGGTGTTTCCGGAGCAGGTGCGCCGTCTGTACAAGGAGCTCTTGACCGGTGATCTGGAGATCTCGGCGCCGTCGGCCACTGCGCCCCAGAACCCTTCGGACACACCGCCGGGCACGCTGGTGTACCCCACGTGGTCCAGCGCCACGGATCTCGGTGCCTGGCCCGCGGGGTCGTTCCTCGTGGATCCAAACAATGGCTTCAACGAGCAACTGTACGCCATGGTTTGGGGCGCCATGTTCTTCCCGACCAACTGGTCCAGCTCCTGGGTCCACGATGCTCGCATCGCCACCACCGCCGCCGAGCAGCCGGACTGGCCGGCCGACGAGATCATCGCCTTCTACTATCCGCCCAGCGGCATCACCTACCGCGCTCACGCCGTCGGTACGGAGACTCTGCAGGGCAAGACCGTCCAGCGCGGCGTCGGCGCGCGCATGCTCGAGTGGGCCAACCTGCTGATGACCGAGGCCTACCTGGTGGACACCGACACGACCGGCGCTCCCATCCTGAACCCCGACGGCACGCCCCAGCTGACATTGGACGCGAACGGCAAGCCGCAGAAGAACCCGGCCAATCCCCAGGCGTACTCGGCGCTCGTGAAGTACGTCGACTTGATCGACCTCATGCGCCAGATCACCCACACCTTCGAGATGCCGCTGGGGGACGGGGATCTGCCCCAGCCCTGA